The Chionomys nivalis chromosome 16, mChiNiv1.1, whole genome shotgun sequence genome includes the window TATTTTTGGGAAATAAGTGAAGGACTATAAATGAACTCAATATCAAGCCTTGCAATGAGAAGGCACTCAGAGTTTCTCGCCTACCAATCATTCATTCACAGAAGATTGTCTTCTGGTCCCAAGATTTTTCCGTGAGACACCCCACCCCTTTACCCCCTTCAGCAAGGCCTCATGGGCAGGAGGAATCCACCCGGGCGGCCGCAGGGACCAGCCTCACGCTGCCGTGCTCACCTTTTCTCACTGAGTTTCAGGTCCCCCTGCAGTACTGTCAGGTCGATCTGGAAATTACTTATGTGCAAGGCGAGGATGATTGCATACGCAGTGATCTTGGCCTTCATTGAATTTGAAATTAAGTTCCGTAAACTGCAGTCAGTGGCAATGGAGAAGAAATGAAGTTAAACCCCAAGTTCTAACTAAGTAAGAACACCAGAGCCTTACCCTCTATAGTCAGTGGTCCCAGTTTGGGGGGCAGCGGGGCAAAGCCACACAGCCTATTCCTTCCAAGTTGCCCAAGTCTCACAGTGGACAGTAAGTCAACCCATGTttcctctcagagacagagaaagcccCGCCCACGTTTCCCAGGTGGCTGGTAGCAATGTACACATGAAACCTCTGTAGGAGCCTGTGACTGTCTGCTCAGCAGGCCACAGGAAAAACCACCCAGCCTCAGTGCTGCCTCTTTCCAAACACAGCAGGAGCAGGGAGCACAGCCCCATCAAACAGCGGCAAACAAGGCCTGGATGCACTGCAGTTTTGTCTTCTAAGTCACTGTGTACCTGTCCTTTCCTGCAGCACTGATCATCAGAAAGCCCGGCACTGCAGGGTGCCCCACAGCCAAAGACAAATGAACACTCCAAGAGGGACAGTGTATGGTGTCCCCAGAAGACCGCCACACGGCAGTGACTCTTTGGCACTGGATCTCTGGACATGGAATTGCACCTGAGTCCCCACACTTCCCTGCCACCCCCACCTGTGTTCCTTTCCACAGAAACAGCCCCTGACCTGCCATTGTTGTAAGTCAGGCAGGTGAAGTGCTTCAGCAGCTTCGTGTTGATGATGTGGGGGATTCCAGGTCCCAGGGCACCTAGAACACAGAGTTGCATTGGATCATTTTCCTGGAAAGTCCACAGGTTGTACATCTGTAAGTGGGTAGGTGGGGGCTGTAATGACCAGAACCACGTGATAAGAGGAACAGGGGCCTAAGATCCAAAGCAGCCACTATAAAGTCAGACACACACAGGAGGTGTTGTGAAGGGGTGTGAACAGCTAAAACAGACTGAGGAGGACTAGGCACACACAATAAGATACTGGAAAATAAAGCAGACTGCAGATGGAGccggtgagatggcccagtgggtcaAGATATGCCACCAAGGATTCACATGGATATATAGAGAtttcaaagctgtcctctgaccataGGAACCCTGGGCACGCACCCCCCACAACTACCCATAACTAAGTAAATTGAGGGTGGAAGGCACGAGAGACGGGAACACGAAACTTGACAGTTAAGCAGGCAGGCACATCTCCATTCTTGGTGCTCTCCACAAGAAGACTGAACAGACACGCCTTGTGCTGCAAACCCCAGGGGTCTCCTGCTGGCTTTTCAGCTTGGGGTGGGCATGAGTGTGTGACCGCCACGTATGGTCTTAGAAGCAGGTGGAACATCACAAACTGCCTCACTCAGTGTGAAACACACTGTCACCACATCCTCCCAcacaccacaaaaagaaaaaaaaaggcaagcatagccgtgcacacctttaatcccagcactcggaagggaGAGACacatgaatctctgtgagttccaagccaaccaggACTGTGTaatgagactgtcttaaaaagcaaaaccaccTGCCCCAAGCTTCTTCACAAGCAAAGCcgatttctcctcctcctgtaaCTGATGTTTATTCTAATAGCCTCCCGTAGGTTATTCCTCTCATTTGACCTGGATACTGTGTTTTACCGGGCAGAACAAGCAGGGCAAGTGCTCTCTGAAAGCCCCATCCACCCTGTCCCCGTTTCCAGAGcaaatgaaagaaatacagagaagagAGCCCTGCGAGGCTCAGCAGGCAGTGGGACCAGCAGGAAGGGCAGGCTGCATGGAGAGGGCCTGGACAGACAGACATCCACGGGGGTGACGTGAGAACTACAGACAAGCAACCACTGGAGATAACAGGATAAAGTGCCTGCGGGGGGCTTACTTTTTCCCTTTATCACTTTCTGAGCTCGAAATCTGATGAGGGCATCTAGAAACCAGATGCTTCGGGCTTGCCGGTCTCGACTCTGCTCATCTGATGGCAAAGACTTCAGCATTTCTATGATGAAGGAACAGTGGCTAAAACAAGGGAGGGAAACAGGCGGTCAGGAGGCATCACCAGCACATGGTCCCCACACACTCCATCCACTCTGGGCGGGTTGGCTGGGGAGGCTAATCCTAGCAGGGCACACAGGGCTTGATTGACAGACTCCACGTCATTGAACAAGGTAGAAAAACAACAGAGGACAATTCCGAAGATGATCAACCTCAGACCTCCATATGTACACGCACCCACACAagcacaatcacacacacacagacacacaatcacagacacacaaactctaaGAAAAAAACGAAGACAagtaggactagagagatggctgagcagttagacagcattgctcttgcagagggccttgTTCGTTTCTTAGCACTCACACCTGATCCAATGACATTTTCTACTGGACCCCTACCCATGTTATACACACATAAtcttataaaaaagaagaaaggaataatTAGAAAGAAAGGCTCAGAACTAAGACATAAACTaaccatcatctttttttttaaaaaaaaagttgttttaagAGGGTTAATCTGTTATTTaaactaaatatataatatttaaaatgtgcataTTTAATTCTAGAAGTTGGCAAGCATACTGTCACAGACAGCCATCACTCTGGTTGCATCCATGCCAGCCTTTGGCCACTGCCAGCGACAATTAGCATCAACAACAGCAGGACATGGGGCTGGCTTTGGTCCTGGGTCGCAGATTATAAGACCCtgccaccatctctccagctatagGTGCTACACGCATAAACCAATCCTCTTCCTTGGATCTACCCACAGCTCCTGAACGCCTGGTGTCAAAGCTTGCTCCTTGCGCCGCAGCTGAGCAGACACCTCCCCACAGACTCCCTGAGCTGCTACTTTCTGAGCGGTATTATCAAGGTCTTGCTTTATGTCAGACTCCGTTTCCCATCATGCCTCACGATGCCCCACGTGCCCACGAATACCTGTTCTCTTCAATCATCTTCAGTATGTCTTCTGATGTAACATTTCTGAAGGCTTCGGAAGGGCTCTCAAGAGCATCGTACTCAGCCGGGGACAGAAATGGTTGCAGGTCAAGAACATGACTGACCAAAATGGACACCTAAGTCATCTCAAGGGACCTCATTTCCCAGGCAGGAAAGCTAAGGCCCACAGAGAAGGAACTCAGAGGAAGCAGGGTGGAGCACAGAGACCCGATTCCCAGACTCCAGCCTCGGGGTCACTTCCTACCTGGATTACCCCTTCACTACTGGAGCTTTTGTTAGCATTCTCCAACAAGCCAGACCCCCTGAGCAGCCGAGTTCTGTGTTCCCACTCTTCTTTCAGTATGTCTGCTCTGGCCTTTGATGCCAGCCAACTCAAAGGTTATATTCTGACTGTCTGTGGAGAATGACCCCCCACAACACAAAGGTTACATTCTGACTGTCTGTGGAGAATGACTCCCATAGCGCAAAGCTATGCCCATCTGTCCTGTTAACTGAACaacgggtttgattcccaggaggAGGTCCTTCCGCTGATGAGGAAGCCAAACTGACAAACTGACAAACCTTTTGCCAACAGCAATGGGATGTGGGAAAAGGGTTGGATGTTGCATTTATTAATGTCGCAGGACCACGGCTACGGGTACGCTTACACAGCCTGGCTCTGCCAACGTATACCAACACGATAGCCTGCAAATCAGGCACCTTTCAAACTGCAAGGATACTGTCTTCAAATCTGTACACGTCTTCAGGCCTGGTCGCATCAGCATAGCAgggaggaaggtagagagagTCATCTTGCAAGTCATCCTGCATGGCATCGCTGACCAGAGCTTTCAGTGGAGGAAAATTAACGTGAGTGCCACCCTCTCTGGCTACAGGCTCCCAACACTCCATGAACCCCATGCAGTAGAGATCACACGGTCCAAAACTCAAATCTGAACACCTGCCAGGATCTGAACTTCCCAGCCATGCAGAAGGTGGATAGTGTTTGCCCTCAAGTAACTCAGAACAGAGTTAGAGAGACATATACTAGTAAATATTCACTACACAGCATCAGAGAGGCTGCGGCCATGCACCAGGAAGGAATCCAGCCTTTGAGCTCCCCGCTGGCATCTGACGTCTTTGCGGGCACACTCTACCCCAAGCTCCAGCCTCTTACCGTTCACACCCTTTGTATCGATGATGTTCTCTGCAGCTTTAGTTACTGTGAGATTCAAAGATTCGCTGCCAACTTTGTTCATTCTCCTGGAGTTCAGGGACCGCTTCTGCTTGGTGCTTCCAAAGGCTTCAATGCAAGAATCCAACTGTGTAAGAAACAAACCCAGTTACCAAGGACAGGCTGGGCAGCACAGCTGTTTCGTGTGTAATCACAAGCAAGCTGTGGGGTCCCTGAGCCAGGATTACCTCACCTGTCATTCAGGCTGGGTCCTTTCTCATACCTGTCCACATAGGACTGGGTTTGCCGTACTGACTCCCAGCTACAAATCCATAGTTAGTTTTCATCAGTACAGAAAGACTTGACTGGAATCAGGGTTGGGAAACCTGTGGCACACAGCCCACCCATCTGCCATCGGCTCCAGTAGCAGACACTGTTAATAAACCACTCCCTCTCCCCAAGTGAACCAGAGTGGTCTTCTCTTTGCTGTGGCCCAGGCAGCACTGAAAGTTCAGTCTGCCACCCACGGGCGAGACGACTTCACTAAGAATTCTTTACATCCAGAAGCTCAAAGAACTTTCTTTGTTGATATGCATCTCCAGGTCAACATTTTCCACAGTGTGGACCAAAACCTAAGAAGCTTTCTGCTACACCTCCATCATCCCAGAGAACAGGGTGCAAATTCCGACACTGGCTGTGTTCACCTGGCCAAGGCAGCAGCAAGCCTGCTCCCTGGGAGACCAGAAGGCCTCTGCAGGTAGCAACCAGGCGGAGAACCAAAGACCAATTGAGATGGAGCAGCCAGGGGGGCCCACATTCAGGGGGGCTGTTACACTGACAGGGAAACCAGGCCTTGAAGGAGCATCCTTAACTGTCACTCACCTTTTCCCTGAAAGTCTTGGTCTGATTGTCCAGCAGGGACTCATGCTCAATAGCATCTtctacagaaacacagaacaggaaGAAAGCTCACTGTGAGGCTCACCAATGAGtcttttactatatttttaatggGGGGAAGGCGCTCACTATGCTGCCCATGACGATTTTAAGTTTGAGTTCAGCTGATACCCGGGTCTTAACCCCATAAGCGTGCATGTTCACATGCAGTGCAGCCACTGTGCTCAGCCCTGCAAggtcttaaaaatattaatagtacaagccgggcgatggtggcacacgcctttaatcccagcactcgggaggcagaggcaggcggatctatgtgagttcgagaccagcctggtctacagagctagttccaggacaggctccaaagccacagagaaaccctgtctcaaaaaaaacaaaaaaaacaaaacaaaacaacaaaaaaaaaattaatagtacTTAGTGTTTATTTAATATGAATCTAAGAAAAACCGAGTTCCTTATTCCGAGACTTCCCTAACATCAATGTACACTGAATACTGGCTGTGTTCCTCAGTAAATAAGTAAGAATGGCTGTCCTCTGCCGCAACCTCTTAGATCAGAAACAAGGAAAAATGAGGCCTGCAGACACAGTGACTGGCCCAGGCACTTTCCCAAGCCAGGCCACATCAGAGGGAACAGAAACCAAGTCCTTGGCTCTTCCCATAAGTAGATGTGCTTTTCTTGTCAAAGACCTAAAGGCGGGTGTAAAAATACTGGGAATTTTCACATGTCACTGTCCAACTTCCCACAATATACTCAAATAATGAGCAGTACAATCCGAAGGGCAAGAACACAAGCTTGGGTTAGCTCAGCAACAGGTCACCTCAGTCAGCCACATCTCAGTGCTGCTAAAAAAAGGAATAACACacgcacaaaaaagaaaaagaaagaaagaaagaaaaagaaagaaagaaagaaagaaagaaagaaagaaagaaagaaagaaaaggataaatccaggtggtggtggcacctgccttcaatcccagcactcgggaggcaaaggcagccagatgtctgtgagttcaaggccaggctggacagagcgagtcccaggacagccagacctacacagagagttgtctcgaaaaaagaaaggaggaaaggaagaaaaagaacagtaGTACCTATGAAGTAATTCTGTGGTTCTTGTGAAAGAAAGGTGTTCAGAATAGTGACAAGCACACAGCAAGGACCCAAAAACTAgcgttgctgggcagtggtggcgtacacctttaatcccggcacttgagaggtaggtggatctctgtgagtttgagaccagcctggtctacaagagctagttccaggacaggctccaaaactacagagaaaccctgtctcaaaaacaaacaaaaaacaaaacaaaacccaaaaacctagAGTGCATGGGCGAGCCAGAACAAGCCAGTACTTATAAACTATCAACATGTAACACAAATGTATCTCATAAAGAATTAAACAACCTCAGAGTCTGAAGAGATGACTCCCCAGGTAagggcattggctgctcttgtaagaggacctaagttcagttcccagcatccacatgatggctaACAACCATGTAtaactccaagggatccaactccctcttctggcctcagcaagcaatgcatgcatgtgatgcatgtggtacacagacacacatgcagaaccATACACACAATAGAACCACactcacaaaataaatcttttttaaaaggaatttaaacaattcCACCTCAGCAGGCTGGTAGAGGGCCAGCAGGTGCCTgttaccaagtctgatgacctgagtcacATGTTGTTCACATGTGCCTGGATCCACATTCTAGAGGGAGAAAATCAACTTGCTTGAATTGGTGGGTGAccaccacacatgcactgtgatatacatacatatatatcatacacacatacatatatacgtatatatcatacacacacatatatatatatccaataaataagtgtaataaaattttaaaatttccattggAATTTAGAAAGTCTAGAGGATGGCTCAGTGTGCAGAGAGCTTGCTAcccaaacatgaggacctgggaagctgggcacagtagcacacatctggaatcccagtGCGGCCACAGTAAGATGGGAAGCAGAGACGAGAACCCCATACGGTCAAGGGGCAGCTGCCGGCCTACTCAGAGCCAACAGACACAGTTTCTCAAACAGGTAGTCAGACAGCAGAGGTTCTGCTCTGACCTCTTACGTGTGCTGTGGCATGAACGCCTGTGCTCCCACACATGAAGGATTAAGAAGAGCCTGTGGTGGGAAAGAAAGCCCCATGAGACACCTGCACTGACGACTACTCCTGCTCTGAAGGCTGCTTTCTGAGACAACATCTGTAAACGCTGGAGAGATTGGATCTTGCCTGTCCTTAGCTTAGTACTTCAAGCATAGTAAGGGGTCAATAAATgattcattaaaatatatatatgtgtgtgtgtgtatatatatatgtgtgtgtatatatatatatatatatatatatatatatatatatatatatatataaaacttttcaaataaaaaaaagaaaacacttggcAAGAAGGCGTCCCATATGGCTAAGGGTGAGCTGTGTTTGCCGGCAGACATCACGTTCTGAGGCCACGCCCCTTCACCATGTAAGCACGCGTGGTGGCAGGAGGACTAttagtccaaggtcatcctcagctgcccggcaaattcaagggcagcctggactacatgaggccTTGTCTCAGAAAGGTGTATGGGGGGGAAGCCATTTAGAGAAAATCACAAATGCCTCTTaggaaacaaaaatgaactaATCCAACAAACCCAAACGATGTGGCCTTTAACTGAGTCTTCATTTCCGGAACCTACCGGCAAACAGCGGCTGCATGTTGAACAGCTCGGCATCATACACCTCCATCTGGCCGGAGGTCTTATTCAGAATCCCCACAAAGTGTCTGGGTAAAAACAGAATGACACGGTAGTAGTTATGCACGGGTTATTATCCACACAACCCTCTTTCCTATTTACAGATCCCTAGCTTTTTTCTGCCGGAGGAAGGCGTCCGCTTGCTCACAGGTAACAATCCCCGCAGAGAGGGAGCAGTAGGGATGAAGAAGGAGGACACACAGAATGGCTGAGGACTGAAAATGCCACCAGATGGTTCTGATGAGCAATCACATTTAGatagcagtagtggtgcacacctttaatcacagtcctagagaggaatataagggaggagacagctctcacacagtctcattctgggaTCCCTGGAGGcgggatcaccatttcagactgaagtagaggtaagagtcggtggctggctgttttacttttctgaccttcaggcaagttttatttattaaaatacaaatgaaatatcactagaCACAGGGTCTTAGTGAACCCGCCGATCCCCCAACTACCTCCGAAATAAAGACTGAAGGTGGTGTCACTGTCGCACTAAACCCTTCTAGCCCCCTGTCACTGCCCCATTGCCCAGTACCTGCAAAGAGTGTTACATTTGAGGGCGCCAGTCCCAAAATTGTTTCCAACATAGGAGAGCCTGTCTGTTTCAGCTGCCTGAAAAACAAAGAGTGTTCCATCGACGATCAGCATTGAGGGGCACTGAGCATGGACTCTGATATGCACAGAAGCCTTTGAATCCAGGACCAAACTGTGCCAGCCCTAGACACCCTCCAGGAGGAAATCTAGTCCCATCACATCTACAGGAACCTAGGGTGTCTCTGGGGGAAAGGCAAGAAAACTTTGGAAAGGGAACCCCAAATACCTTAAGAAAGCTTTGAGGTGGTAGGTATAGTTCTTGGGGGAAGTGGCACCTGGGattgcatgaaattaaaaagccTTTTCAGAGCAAAATATTACCTAAAGTAAAGAGCATACAGAAGGGGCTAAATCACTGCCAAGTATAATAATATTCATCCAACAAGGgattaatatttagaatatacaaagaactgtaaaaattaaaaaaaaactcaactaaTCTAGTCAAGAAGAGGGCTGATGAGCTGAGTagacagctctttttttttttttttttttttttttggtttttcgaaacagggtttctctgtggctttggaacctgtcctggaactagctctgtagaccaggctggtctcgaactcacagagatccgcctgcctctgcctcccgagtgctgggattaaaggcgtgcgccaccatcgcccggcttagtaGACAGCTCTTAAAGAAGTGACACAAACTGCCCAAAATATATGAGAAGTGCTCAAGACCCTTACCCATCAGAGACACCAATGAGAACAGCTGTAAGGTTGCACATGGGCTCCGTGGATAAAGCGTTTGTGGTTTAGATGACAACCAGAGTTAgagccccagaatccacatggtaaaagagcagtgtgtgtgcttgttcattCAGGACATGACAGTAGAAAGGAACCATGAGAAAAAGAGTAGCAAAAGAAGGGGGAACAGCGGgtaatataatatgtatgtaatGAGATATTCATGTGTTttagagtgttttgcctgtatgcagtgttggcagaagccagcagagggtGTGGGATCTGGTGGAATTACAGTTGTTGCCTCTATGTTGGTataagaaactgaacccaggtcctccagaaaagcagtaagtgctcttaaccactgagccgtctctccagcttaGTATGGATGTCACGAAAGTGAGGTTTGAGAGGGAGGCAGGGGACTAACAAGAGGGGAATAGGGAATGTGGGGAAAGACAGTGGGCAGAAGGCAGcgagaataaagat containing:
- the Polr1e gene encoding DNA-directed RNA polymerase I subunit RPA49, with translation MASLESSRLDGQTGDMETEVPQCARWLYCGEPDDRQKAVLVQFSNGKLQNPGNMRFTLYNSNDVVNPRLRNQRILAAETDRLSYVGNNFGTGALKCNTLCRHFVGILNKTSGQMEVYDAELFNMQPLFAEDAIEHESLLDNQTKTFREKLDSCIEAFGSTKQKRSLNSRRMNKVGSESLNLTVTKAAENIIDTKGVNALVSDAMQDDLQDDSLYLPPCYADATRPEDVYRFEDILSPAEYDALESPSEAFRNVTSEDILKMIEENSHCSFIIEMLKSLPSDEQSRDRQARSIWFLDALIRFRAQKVIKGKSALGPGIPHIINTKLLKHFTCLTYNNGSLRNLISNSMKAKITAYAIILALHISNFQIDLTVLQGDLKLSEKRMIEIAKAMRLKISKRKVTLADGREEDHRLGTLSLPLPPALTSDRQSKRKKMN